One Armatimonadota bacterium DNA window includes the following coding sequences:
- the eno gene encoding phosphopyruvate hydratase has product MAAIDIINAREILDSRGNPTLEVDVLLSDGISMGRVSVPSGASTGAHEAVELRDNEQDRYGGKGVLNAVSNVIDTIAPELEGMDAVDQRGIDMALLDLDGTDNKSKLGANAMLGVSLAVARAAALFCGLPLYRYLGGTDGYALPVPLMNIVNGGKHAEGGADIQEFMIAPVGADQFADALMMGVEVYHSLKKIIHAKGYMTTVGDEGGFAPPAASSREVFDMISEACTKAGYEPGEDVLFAIDAAATELYRNGKYHLEREGLTLDSDGMIDYYSKLVGAYPIVSIEDGLAEDDWDGWKAMTQALGKRVQLVGDDLFVTNSRRLLRGIREGAANSILIKVNQIGTLTETLDCIRGAQRHGMTTVISHRSGETEDTFIADLSVAVNAGQIKTGAPCRVDRTAKYNQLLRIEETLGETGQYPGKSVFRVGA; this is encoded by the coding sequence ATGGCCGCGATCGATATCATTAACGCCCGCGAAATCCTCGATTCGCGCGGAAACCCCACTCTCGAAGTCGATGTCTTGCTGAGCGACGGCATCTCTATGGGCCGCGTCTCGGTGCCATCGGGCGCCTCGACCGGAGCGCACGAGGCCGTCGAACTGAGAGACAACGAGCAAGACCGGTATGGCGGCAAGGGCGTGTTGAACGCAGTTTCGAACGTCATTGACACGATTGCGCCAGAGTTGGAAGGCATGGACGCCGTCGATCAGCGCGGCATAGATATGGCGCTCTTAGACCTAGACGGCACCGACAACAAGAGCAAACTGGGAGCCAATGCCATGTTGGGCGTGTCGTTGGCGGTCGCTCGCGCCGCGGCGCTCTTTTGCGGACTGCCCCTCTATCGCTATCTGGGCGGCACGGACGGGTATGCGTTGCCAGTGCCCTTAATGAACATTGTGAACGGCGGCAAACACGCCGAAGGCGGCGCCGACATACAGGAGTTCATGATTGCGCCCGTCGGCGCCGATCAGTTTGCCGATGCCCTGATGATGGGAGTCGAGGTGTACCACAGCCTCAAAAAGATCATTCATGCCAAAGGCTATATGACGACCGTGGGCGACGAGGGCGGGTTCGCGCCGCCAGCGGCAAGCAGCCGGGAAGTGTTCGACATGATCTCTGAGGCCTGCACAAAGGCTGGCTACGAGCCGGGAGAGGACGTACTGTTCGCCATCGATGCCGCCGCGACCGAGCTCTATCGCAACGGCAAATACCACCTGGAGCGCGAGGGGCTGACGCTCGATTCGGACGGCATGATCGACTATTACTCGAAACTGGTCGGGGCCTATCCCATCGTCTCGATAGAAGACGGCTTGGCCGAGGACGATTGGGACGGTTGGAAGGCGATGACCCAGGCGCTGGGCAAGCGCGTTCAATTGGTGGGGGACGACCTCTTTGTAACCAACTCGCGGCGACTATTGAGAGGCATTCGCGAGGGCGCGGCTAACAGCATTTTGATCAAGGTCAACCAGATCGGCACCCTCACCGAGACGCTCGACTGCATTCGAGGAGCCCAGCGCCACGGGATGACCACCGTCATCTCGCACCGTTCGGGGGAGACGGAGGACACTTTCATCGCTGACCTTTCCGTGGCCGTGAATGCTGGGCAGATTAAGACCGGCGCGCCGTGCCGGGTAGACCGAACCGCCAAGTACAACCAACTTCTGAGGATTGA